One Euphorbia lathyris chromosome 1, ddEupLath1.1, whole genome shotgun sequence DNA segment encodes these proteins:
- the LOC136227887 gene encoding uncharacterized protein: protein MKVPENDPINVSSLLLQSLLIEIPLVQTFKGKWSLIRDKLTDLQTQLTDFVDFPSSIFNPLCLDLLHSISISLDDALLLARRCQTPNFADGKLRTQSDVDSILAKLDRHVKDSEILIKSGVLQDDVVSGGGGSSCSSKREVVRAESRNLITRLQIGSSESKNSAMDSLLSLLLEDDKNVMIAMAQGVVPVLVRLLDSCSLEMKEKTVAAISRVSMVDSSKHVLVAEGLLLLNHLLRVLESGSGFSKEKACVALQALTFSKENARAIGSRGGISSLLEICQAGTPGSQAFAAGVLRNLAVFEEIRENFIEENAVFVLLGLAASGTLLSQENAIGCLCNLAKDDQNLKLTIVKEGGVDCLRNFWDSAPPVRSLEVAVDLLGQLASIQAIAEVLVYEDFISRLVAVLNCGVLGVRIAAARAVYELCFNTKSRKEMGECGIIVPLIKMLDGKASEEKEAAAKALSHLVLYAGNKRIFRKDEKGIVSAVLLLDPAIQNVDKKYPVSILASLIHSKKCRKQMIAAGAGLHLKKLVEADVEGSKKLLDGLGRGKIWGVFARQ from the coding sequence ATGAAAGTACCAGAAAATGATCCTATCAATGTCTCTTCCCTACTTCTTCAATCTCTCTTGATTGAAATCCCTCTTGTTCAGACCTTTAAAGGTAAATGGTCTCTTATTCGGGACAAACTCACCGATCTTCAAACCCAACTCACCGATTTTGTTGATTTCCCCTCTTCCATTTTCAATCCGCTATGTCTCGATCTTCTTCATTCCATTTCCATTTCTTTGGACGACGCTTTATTGCTTGCTAGAAGATGCCAGACGCCTAATTTTGCCGACGGTAAGCTCCGGACTCAGAGCGATGTTGATTCCATTTTGGCTAAGTTGGATCGCCATGTGAAAGATAGTGAGATTTTGATTAAGAGTGGGGTTCTTCAAGACGATGTCGTTTCCGGTGGTGGTGGTTCTTCTTGTTCTTCGAAGAGGGAGGTTGTTAGGGCGGAATCGAGGAACTTGATTACTCGATTGCAGATTGGTAGTAGTGAGTCGAAGAACTCGGCAATGGACTCGTTGCTGAGTTTGCTACTCGAGGATGATAAGAATGTGATGATAGCTATGGCACAGGGTGTTGTTCCTGTACTCGTTCGCTTACTCGATTCGTGCTCTCTGGAAATGAAAGAGAAGACTGTAGCTGCGATTTCAAGAGTTTCGATGGTGGATAGCAGTAAGCATGTATTAGTCGCTGAGGGTTTGTTGCTTTTGAATCATTTGCTTAGGGTTTTGGAATCTGGTAGTGGATTTTCGAAGGAGAAAGCTTGCGTTGCGCTTCAAGCTTTGACTTTTTCGAAGGAGAACGCTAGGGCAATCGGGTCTAGAGGTGGAATTTCGTCGCTATTAGAAATTTGCCAGGCAGGGACACCGGGTTCACAGGCTTTTGCCGCAGGCGTTTTGAGAAATCTAGCCGTCTTCGAAGAAATTAGGGAAAATTTCATAGAAGAAAATGCGGTTTTTGTGCTTCTGGGGCTTGCGGCTTCTGGGACTTTACTTTCTCAGGAGAATGCAATTGGGTGTTTGTGCAACTTAGCCAAAGATGATCAAAATCTGAAACTTACGATTGTAAAAGAGGGAGGAGTCGATTGTTTGAGAAATTTCTGGGATTCTGCTCCACCTGTTAGAAGTCTTGAAGTGGCTGTTGATTTATTAGGTCAACTGGCTTCAATCCAAGCTATAGCAGAAGTGCTTGTTTATGAAGATTTCATTTCTAGACTTGTGGCAGTGTTGAATTGTGGAGTTTTGGGTGTGAGGATTGCAGCAGCCAGAGCAGTGTATGAGCTCTGCTTCAACACAAAATCCAGAAAGGAAATGGGTGAATGTGGAATAATAGTACCATTGATTAAAATGTTAGATGGTAAGGCTAGTGAAGAGAAGGAAGCAGCAGCAAAAGCATTGTCTCATCTAGTACTATATGCAGGCAATAAAAGGATTTTCAGAAAGGATGAAAAAGGAATAGTTAGTGCAGTTCTGTTATTAGATCCTGCAATTCAGAATGTGGATAAAAAGTACCCTGTTTCAATTTTAGCTTCACTTATTCATTCTAAGAAATGCAGAAAGCAAATGATTGCAGCTGGTGCTGGATTACACTTGAAGAAACTTGTTGAGGCAGATGTAGAAGGATCAAAGAAGCTCTTAGATGGTCTTGGCCGGGGTAAGATTTGGGGTGTCTTTGCCAGACAATAG